A region from the Mustela erminea isolate mMusErm1 chromosome 10, mMusErm1.Pri, whole genome shotgun sequence genome encodes:
- the GJA5 gene encoding gap junction alpha-5 protein: MGDWSFLGEFLEEVHKHSTVIGKVWLTVLFIFRMLVLGTAAESSWGDEQADFQCDTMQPGCGNVCYDQAFPISHIRYWVLQIIFVSTPSLVYMGHAMHTVRMQEKRKLREAERAKEVRATGSYEYPVAEKAELSCWEEVNGRIVLQGTLLNTYVCSILIRTTMEVAFIVGQYLLYGIFLDTLHVCRRSPCPHPVNCYVSRPTEKNVFIVFMLAVAALSLFLSLAELYHLGWKKIRQRFVRSRQGTAECQLPGPSAGMVQNCTPPPDFNQCLENGPGGKFFNPFSNKMASQQNTENLATEQVQGQEAIPGEGFIHIHYGQKPEVPNGASPGHRLPIGYPSDKRRLSKASSKARSDDLSV, translated from the coding sequence ATGGGTGACTGGAGCTTCCTGGGAGAGTTCCTGGAGGAAGTACACAAGCACTCTACAGTGATCGGCAAGGTCTGGCTCACCGTCCTCTTCATATTCCGCATGCTGGTGTTGGGCACGGCTGCCGAGTCATCCTGGGGGGATGAGCAGGCCGACTTCCAATGTGATACCATGCAGCCCGGCTGCGGGAACGTCTGCTACGACCAAGCCTTCCCCATCTCGCATATCCGCTACTGGGTGCTACAGATCATTTTCGTGTCCACGCCATCGCTGGTGTACATGGGCCATGCCATGCACACGGTGCGTATGCAGGAGAAGCGGAAGCTGAGGGAGGCTGAGAGGGCCAAAGAGGTCCGGGCCACTGGCTCTTATGAGTACCCAGTGGCTGAGAAGGCAGAGCTGTCCTGCTGGGAGGAAGTGAACGGGAGGATTGTCCTCCAGGGCACTCTGCTCAACACCTATGTCTGCAGCATTCTGATTCGCACGACCATGGAGGTAGCCTTCATTGTGGGTCAGTACCTCCTCTACGGGATCTTCCTGGACACCCTGCATGTCTGCCGCAGGagtccctgtccccacccagtcAACTGTTACGTATCCCGGCCCACAGAGAAGAATGTCTTCATCGTCTTTATGCTGGCTGTGGCGGCGctgtccctcttcctcagcctggCTGAGCTCTACCACCTGGGCTGGAAGAAGATCAGACAGCGCTTTGTCAGATCTCGGCAGGGCACAGCCGAGTGTCAGCTTCCTGGCCCCTCTGCCGGCATGGTCCAGAACTGCACACCACCCCCTGACTTCAATCAGTGCCTGGAGAACGGTCCTGGGGGCAAATTCTTCAATCCCTTCAGTAACAAGATGGCTTCACAGCAGAACACCGAGAACCTGGCCACCGAGCAAGTGCAAGGCCAGGAGGCGATTCCTGGGGAGGGCTTCATTCACATCCATTACGGCCAGAAGCCTGAGGTACCCAATGGGGCCTCCCCGGGTCACCGCCTTCCCATTGGCTATCCAAGTGACAAGCGCCGTCTCAGCAAGGCCAGCAGCAAGGCCAGGTCAGATGACCTATCAGTGTGA